The genomic interval TGATCGCGTCGGCCAGACGCTGGGTGATCGGGTTGTCGGGGTAGTTCGGGCCGACGACCAGGAACTGGCCGCCCGGTTTCAGGACGCGCCGGATCTCCCGGAGCGCGAGGATCGGATTCGGCCAATACTCGATCGAGCCCGACGACCAGACGACGTCGAAGGTGTCGGTCGCGAAGGGCAGCCGCTCGGCGTCGCCGCGGTGGAAGTGGACCGGGGGTGCGCGTTTGCCGAACTTCTCGTAGGCCTGGTCGAGTTGATGTTCGCTCTGGTCGAGCGCGTAGACCTCGTCGACGTGCTCGAGGAGGCCTTCGGTCGCGAAGCCGGTGCCACAGCCGAGGTCGAGCACCGTCATGTCCTCCTCGAAATCGAGCAGGGAGAGGGCCTCGGTACGCATGTCTTCGGTCCAGATGAACGGATTGACCCAGTCGTAGACCCGCGAGAGGTACTTGTAGAACAGTCGAGCCCGGGCCTTGTTCTCGAGAACTCCCATTGGGGATGAGTTTCGGTCCGGCCGGCATATGTCTACTGTTCCGCGCCGTCGGACGAACCGCGGGTAACACTCGATTAGCGGCGGTTCGATGCCGGACGTACTGAGGGACTTTCGCAACTACCATATACGCGCTCTCGCAAACGTCCGACTGCTTAGAGTATGCCGAGGCCAGAGGTTCTCGAACGAATTAAGTCGGCGGAGGACGAGGCCGACGAGATCGTCGCATTGGCAGAGAACGACCGCGACGAGCGAATCACCGAGGCCCGGGAACGTGCCGAGGAAATTCGCACGGAAGCGGAACAGGAGGCGCAGGAGTTGAAGGAGCGCCGCCTGGCGGAAGCGCGCGAGGAGATCGACGCCGAGTGTGAGCGCGTCCTCGAAGAGGGCGAGCAGGAGCGCGAGGAACTCGCCGAGCGCGCCCGGGATCGGGTCGACGAAGTGACCGACCACGTCGTCGAACTGTTCCAGGAGGACGTCCATGCTCAGACCTGAGCGGATGAGCAAGGTCTC from Natrinema salifodinae carries:
- the ahaH gene encoding ATP synthase archaeal subunit H, with the protein product MPRPEVLERIKSAEDEADEIVALAENDRDERITEARERAEEIRTEAEQEAQELKERRLAEAREEIDAECERVLEEGEQEREELAERARDRVDEVTDHVVELFQEDVHAQT
- a CDS encoding methyltransferase domain-containing protein, which produces MGVLENKARARLFYKYLSRVYDWVNPFIWTEDMRTEALSLLDFEEDMTVLDLGCGTGFATEGLLEHVDEVYALDQSEHQLDQAYEKFGKRAPPVHFHRGDAERLPFATDTFDVVWSSGSIEYWPNPILALREIRRVLKPGGQFLVVGPNYPDNPITQRLADAIMLFYDEYEADRMFKAAGFEDVKHAFMGPSYNPDVAITTIGRAPE